In a genomic window of Cynocephalus volans isolate mCynVol1 chromosome 1, mCynVol1.pri, whole genome shotgun sequence:
- the LOC134364734 gene encoding neuroendocrine secretory protein 55: MDRRSRSQQWRRARHNYNDLCPPIGRRAATALLWLSCSIALLRALATSNARAQQRAAAQQRRSFLNAHHRSGAQVFPEPSDSDSDHEHEEADLELSLPECLEYEEEFDYETETETESEIESETDFETEPETAPATEPETEPEDERGPLVPKRPTFGQSLNAQSLTERLHALKLQSPDASPSRALPSTQEPQSPSEGEEPKPEDKDPLDPEESEEPKKEGKKKQRRCKPKKPTRRDPSPESPSKRGPIPIRRH, translated from the coding sequence ATGGATCGGAGGTCCCGGTCTCAGCAGTGGCGCCGAGCTCGCCACAATTACAACGACCTGTGCCCACCCATCGGCCGCCGCGCAGCCACCGCGCTCCTCTGGCTCTCCTGCTCCATCGCGCTCCTCCGCGCCCTTGCCACCTCCAACGCCCGCGCCCAGCAGCGCGCGGCTGCCCAGCAGCGCCGGAGCTTCCTTAACGCCCACCACCGCTCCGGCGCCCAGGTATTTCCCGAGCCCTCCGACTCCGACTCTGACCACGAACACGAGGAAGCAGACCTTGAGCTGTCCCTCCCGGAGTGCCTAGAGTACGAGGAAGAGTTTGACTACGAGACCGAGACCGAAACCGAGTCCGAAATCGAGTCCGAGACCGACTTCGAGACTGAGCCTGAGACCGCCCCCGCCACTGAGCCCGAGACCGAGCCAGAAGACGAGCGCGGCCCCTTGGTGCCCAAGCGCCCCACCTTCGGCCAATCTCTCAACGCCCAATCTCTCACCGAGCGTCTGCACGCTCTGAAGTTGCAAAGCCCCGACGCCTCCCCAAGTCGCGCGCTGCCCAGCACTCAGGAGCCCCAGAGCCCCAGTGAGGGGGAGGAGCCCAAGCCCGAGGATAAGGATCCGCTGGACCCCGAAGAGTCTGAAGAGCCCAAGAAGGAGGGGAAGAAGAAGCAGCGCCGCTGCAAGCCGAAGAAGCCCACCCGCCGCGACCCGTCCCCGGAGTCCCCTTCCAAGAGGGGACCCATCCCCATCCGGCGTCACTAA